The following coding sequences are from one Streptomyces sp. V3I7 window:
- a CDS encoding Gfo/Idh/MocA family protein, with product MSPRRIGVAGLGVISAYYLAAVQRSAHWELAAVCDLNDAVLRPHRDRVPCFTDPRTMLREAGLDAVVVAVPNDAHAEVCREALRAGVPVCVEKPLAVSLEHGRELTALARAHATPLFTAFHRRYNESVTRLRARLPGRDRIASVRVRYLERIEEHIGTDTWYLDAERCGGGCVADNGPNAFDVVRLLLGDVTVTRAAVERDAAGTDRRAVVDLRDPRGAEARVELDWSHPGETKDVEVRLTDGSVLTADMLAGHPGFKASLWHEYDGILDDFAGVVTMGEWTDGGLAALELVAAAYRSEEAPAAVTGARG from the coding sequence ATGAGCCCCCGCCGCATCGGCGTCGCCGGGCTCGGCGTCATCTCGGCGTACTACCTCGCCGCCGTCCAGCGATCCGCGCACTGGGAACTGGCCGCCGTCTGCGACCTGAACGACGCGGTGCTGCGGCCCCACCGCGACCGCGTGCCCTGCTTCACCGACCCTCGCACGATGCTGCGCGAGGCCGGACTGGACGCCGTCGTCGTCGCCGTCCCCAACGACGCCCACGCCGAGGTGTGCCGGGAAGCGCTGCGCGCCGGGGTCCCGGTGTGCGTCGAGAAACCCCTGGCCGTCTCGCTGGAGCACGGGCGCGAACTGACCGCGCTGGCTCGCGCGCACGCGACCCCGCTGTTCACCGCCTTCCACCGCCGCTACAACGAGTCCGTGACCCGCCTGCGCGCCCGACTGCCCGGCCGGGACCGCATCGCGTCGGTACGGGTGCGCTACCTGGAACGCATCGAGGAGCACATCGGCACCGACACCTGGTACCTCGACGCCGAGCGCTGCGGCGGCGGTTGCGTCGCCGACAACGGGCCGAACGCCTTCGACGTGGTGCGGCTGCTGCTCGGCGACGTCACGGTGACGCGGGCAGCGGTCGAGCGCGACGCGGCCGGCACCGATCGCCGGGCCGTCGTGGACCTGCGCGACCCGCGGGGCGCCGAGGCGCGCGTCGAGCTGGACTGGAGCCACCCGGGCGAGACGAAGGACGTCGAGGTGCGCCTGACCGACGGTTCGGTGCTGACGGCGGACATGCTCGCCGGCCACCCGGGGTTCAAGGCCTCCCTGTGGCACGAGTACGACGGTATCCTCGACGACTTCGCCGGCGTGGTCACCATGGGGGAGTGGACCGACGGGGGACTCGCGGCGCTGGAGCTGGTGGCGGCGGCGTACCGCAGCGAAGAGGCCCCCGCCGCCGTGACGGGAGCACGCGGGTGA
- a CDS encoding nucleotide sugar dehydrogenase, which translates to MACDLVVVGLGYVGLPLARRACEAGLSTVGYDISEQVVSHLSDGRSHIDDLSDADITAMRAAGFRATTDPRVAGGADTVVVCVPTGLTPDGDPDLAALRAACRSVGAGLRPGTLVVVESTSHPGTTEELVRPLLERSSGLRVGDDFHLAYSPERIDPGNAAHGIRNTPRVVSGCTPLCTKYAVAFYGRLVDTVVVARGTREAEMAKLLENTYRYVNIALVDEVALYCDKVGIDVWDVLRCAGTKPFGFSAFSPGPGIGGHCIPVDPRYLEAKAESEGFSFRMLSAARGVVAQMPAHVVRRAAGLLREEGRSLNGARVLLLGVSYKPDVADVRETPATQVARGLRARGASVSYHDPYVPRFSADGVPLPREESLAEALASADLAVLLQDHACYEAGLPAQARCAVLDTRGSTEGERVSRL; encoded by the coding sequence ATGGCATGTGATCTGGTCGTCGTCGGACTCGGATACGTCGGACTGCCGCTCGCGCGCCGCGCGTGCGAAGCCGGCCTGTCGACCGTCGGTTACGACATCTCCGAGCAGGTGGTGTCCCACCTGTCCGACGGGCGCTCCCACATCGACGATCTGAGCGACGCCGACATCACCGCGATGCGCGCCGCGGGGTTCCGGGCCACCACCGATCCCCGCGTCGCCGGGGGCGCGGACACGGTCGTCGTCTGCGTGCCGACCGGGCTGACGCCGGACGGCGATCCGGACCTGGCGGCGCTCCGGGCGGCGTGCCGCAGTGTCGGCGCGGGACTGCGGCCAGGGACGCTGGTGGTCGTGGAGTCCACCAGCCACCCCGGCACGACCGAGGAACTCGTACGGCCGCTGCTGGAGCGGAGCAGCGGGCTGCGCGTGGGCGACGACTTCCACCTCGCCTACTCGCCCGAACGCATCGACCCCGGAAACGCGGCGCACGGCATCCGGAACACACCGCGCGTCGTGAGCGGCTGCACTCCGCTCTGCACCAAGTACGCCGTCGCCTTCTACGGGCGCCTGGTCGACACCGTCGTGGTGGCCCGGGGGACGCGGGAGGCGGAGATGGCCAAGCTGCTGGAGAACACGTACCGGTACGTCAACATCGCGCTGGTGGACGAAGTCGCGCTGTACTGCGACAAGGTGGGGATCGACGTCTGGGACGTGCTGCGGTGCGCGGGCACCAAGCCCTTCGGGTTCAGCGCCTTCAGCCCCGGCCCGGGCATCGGGGGCCACTGCATCCCGGTCGACCCCCGCTATCTCGAGGCGAAGGCCGAGAGCGAGGGGTTCTCCTTCCGGATGCTGTCGGCCGCGCGCGGCGTGGTGGCGCAGATGCCCGCGCATGTGGTGCGGCGCGCGGCCGGTCTGCTGCGCGAGGAGGGCAGAAGCCTGAACGGCGCCCGGGTGTTGCTGCTCGGGGTGAGCTACAAGCCGGACGTCGCGGACGTGCGCGAGACGCCTGCCACGCAGGTGGCCAGGGGGCTGCGGGCGCGGGGCGCGTCCGTCTCGTACCACGATCCGTACGTGCCCCGCTTCTCCGCGGACGGCGTCCCGCTGCCGCGCGAGGAGTCGCTCGCCGAGGCTCTGGCGAGCGCCGATCTCGCCGTACTGCTCCAGGATCACGCCTGTTACGAAGCGGGGCTGCCGGCGCAGGCGCGCTGCGCTGTCCTCGACACGCGCGGGTCGACCGAGGGCGAGCGGGTCAGCCGGCTGTGA
- a CDS encoding cyclopropane-fatty-acyl-phospholipid synthase family protein encodes MTTLVNEENEVVRSEYERALKEHWDAKTADEVNLLLGAEDGLYHHHYGIGDFDPAVLTAAPQEREERILRELHRMETAQVGLILDELSDLPAGARGMDAGSGRGGTSFMIADRLGHRMDGVNFCGHHIAFAERVAKERGWDDKVGFHFANMVQTPFADGTFDFVVSNETTMYVDLAELFREITRVLRPGGRYLATTWCRNDTVEDRSTASREIDEHYVCGMHKRSAYFEALAAAGLVPYRVTRHTEEALPYWELRNHSRLRTGVEEPFLQGYREKSLDYLLIATERI; translated from the coding sequence ATGACCACCCTGGTCAACGAGGAGAACGAGGTCGTACGCAGCGAGTACGAGCGCGCCTTGAAGGAACACTGGGACGCCAAGACGGCCGACGAGGTCAATCTGCTGCTCGGGGCCGAGGACGGGCTCTACCACCACCACTACGGCATCGGCGACTTCGACCCGGCCGTGCTGACCGCCGCGCCTCAGGAGCGCGAGGAGCGCATTCTGCGGGAGCTGCACCGTATGGAGACCGCCCAAGTCGGGCTGATCCTGGACGAGTTGAGCGATCTCCCGGCCGGTGCGCGGGGCATGGACGCCGGTTCGGGGCGCGGCGGTACGTCCTTCATGATCGCCGACCGGCTCGGGCACCGTATGGACGGCGTGAACTTCTGCGGCCACCACATCGCCTTCGCCGAGCGGGTCGCCAAGGAGCGCGGCTGGGACGACAAGGTGGGCTTCCACTTCGCCAACATGGTGCAGACGCCGTTCGCCGACGGGACGTTCGACTTCGTCGTCTCCAACGAGACCACCATGTACGTCGATCTCGCCGAGCTGTTCCGCGAGATCACCCGCGTCCTGCGTCCCGGGGGCCGCTACCTCGCCACGACCTGGTGCCGCAACGACACCGTCGAGGACCGCTCGACGGCCTCGCGGGAGATCGACGAACACTACGTGTGCGGGATGCACAAGCGCAGCGCGTACTTCGAGGCGCTGGCGGCGGCCGGCCTCGTCCCGTACCGGGTGACCCGGCACACCGAGGAAGCGCTCCCGTACTGGGAGCTGCGCAACCACTCGCGTCTGCGGACCGGCGTCGAGGAGCCGTTCCTCCAGGGGTATCGCGAGAAGAGCCTCGACTACCTCCTCATCGCCACCGAACGCATCTGA
- a CDS encoding cyclopropane-fatty-acyl-phospholipid synthase family protein translates to MTTQTDLSRDDLAVLGRHDGEQRGYWDAKTADEVNLLLGAEDGLYHHHYGIGDFDPAVLTAAPQEREERILRELHRMETAQVGLILDELSDLPAGARGMDAGSGRGGTSFMIADRLGHRMDGVNFCGHHIAFAERVAKERGWDDKVGFHFANMVQTPFADGTFDFVVSNETTMCVDIHDAFREFARVIRPGGRYVAITWCRNDTVEDRSEASREIDEHYLCGMHKRSTYFEALAANGLVPYRVTRHTEEALPYWELRDQSRLRTGVEEPFLKGYREKSIDYLLIAAERV, encoded by the coding sequence ATGACCACCCAAACCGATCTCAGCCGGGACGACCTCGCGGTGCTCGGCCGGCACGACGGCGAGCAGCGCGGGTACTGGGACGCCAAGACGGCCGACGAGGTCAATCTGCTGCTCGGGGCCGAGGACGGGCTCTACCACCACCACTACGGCATCGGCGACTTCGACCCGGCCGTGCTGACCGCCGCGCCTCAGGAGCGCGAGGAGCGCATTCTGCGGGAGCTGCACCGTATGGAGACCGCCCAAGTCGGGCTGATCCTGGACGAGTTGAGCGATCTCCCGGCCGGTGCGCGGGGCATGGACGCCGGTTCGGGGCGCGGCGGTACGTCCTTCATGATCGCCGACCGGCTCGGGCACCGTATGGACGGCGTGAACTTCTGCGGCCACCACATCGCCTTCGCCGAGCGGGTCGCCAAGGAGCGCGGCTGGGACGACAAGGTCGGCTTCCACTTCGCCAACATGGTGCAGACGCCGTTCGCCGACGGCACGTTCGACTTCGTCGTCTCCAACGAGACCACCATGTGCGTCGACATCCACGACGCCTTCCGCGAGTTCGCCCGCGTGATCCGCCCCGGCGGCCGCTACGTGGCGATCACCTGGTGCCGCAACGACACCGTCGAGGACCGCTCCGAGGCCTCGCGCGAGATCGACGAGCACTACCTGTGCGGGATGCACAAGCGCAGCACCTACTTCGAGGCGCTGGCCGCCAACGGCCTCGTCCCGTACCGGGTGACCCGGCACACCGAGGAGGCCCTCCCCTACTGGGAGCTGCGCGACCAGTCCCGGCTGCGCACGGGCGTCGAGGAGCCGTTCCTCAAGGGGTACCGCGAGAAGAGCATCGACTACCTGCTCATCGCCGCCGAACGCGTCTGA
- the polX gene encoding DNA polymerase/3'-5' exonuclease PolX: MARSNDEVAALFQEYADLISITGGDAFKARVYEKAARAIGGYHADVSTLDAKGLREIPGVGRSIADKVTEYFRTGSVCAVDELRARIPAGVRRLTAIPTLGPKKALTVYEELGISSVDELVDAIHAEKLRDLKGFGPRTEENILHGVELLQSSGDRVLLDVATDVADDIVATLSRVPGCLRCAYAGSLRRARETIGDIDVLVAAEDSEPLMKAFTELPYVSEVIAHGPSKTSVRTVKGLSVDLRVVPPDSWGAALQYFTGSKAHNIRTRELAVHQGLKLSEYGLFDAETGEKIVSETEEEVYARLGLPWIPPPLREDRGEIEAGLRGELPDLVVESDLRGDLHTHTDLTDGLAPLEEMARAAAERGYAYYAITDHGPDLYMQQMTEDRILAQRERIRELDGTFRTRGRGGGLRLLHGVELNIGPDGDVDWPEEFLAGFDVCVASVHSHFNQGREALTRRIVRACENPYVNIIGHPTTRLLGKRPPLDADLDEIFAACARTGTALEINAHPDRLDLRDEDILRARRHGVKFAVDSDAHAVPHLANTRYGVGTAQRGWLTKDDVINTWPETRLRHFLRKGRKAHA, translated from the coding sequence ATGGCCCGTTCCAACGACGAGGTCGCGGCGCTGTTCCAGGAGTACGCGGACCTGATCTCGATCACCGGCGGTGACGCGTTCAAGGCGCGCGTCTACGAGAAGGCCGCCCGCGCGATCGGCGGCTACCACGCCGACGTCTCCACGCTCGACGCCAAGGGGCTGCGGGAGATCCCCGGGGTCGGCAGGTCGATCGCGGACAAGGTCACCGAGTACTTCCGCACCGGCAGCGTCTGCGCGGTCGACGAGCTGCGCGCGCGGATCCCGGCCGGTGTCCGGCGGCTCACGGCCATCCCCACGCTCGGCCCGAAGAAGGCACTGACCGTGTACGAGGAGCTCGGCATCTCCTCCGTGGACGAACTGGTCGACGCGATCCACGCCGAGAAACTGCGCGATCTGAAGGGCTTCGGGCCCAGAACCGAGGAGAACATCCTCCACGGCGTCGAACTCCTCCAGTCCTCCGGCGACCGGGTCCTGCTGGACGTGGCCACCGATGTCGCCGACGACATCGTCGCCACGCTGTCCCGCGTGCCCGGCTGTCTGCGCTGCGCCTACGCCGGATCGCTGCGCCGCGCGCGGGAGACCATCGGCGACATCGACGTCCTGGTCGCCGCCGAGGACTCGGAACCGCTGATGAAGGCCTTCACCGAGCTGCCGTACGTCAGCGAGGTCATCGCGCACGGCCCGTCGAAGACCTCGGTACGCACGGTCAAGGGGCTGTCCGTCGATCTGCGGGTCGTCCCGCCGGATTCCTGGGGCGCGGCGCTGCAGTACTTCACCGGCTCCAAGGCGCACAACATCCGCACCCGCGAGCTGGCCGTCCACCAGGGGCTGAAGCTGTCCGAGTACGGACTGTTCGACGCCGAGACCGGCGAGAAGATCGTCTCCGAGACCGAGGAGGAGGTCTACGCCCGGCTCGGGCTGCCCTGGATCCCGCCGCCGCTGCGGGAGGACCGCGGGGAGATCGAGGCCGGCCTGCGGGGCGAGCTGCCCGACCTGGTCGTGGAGTCGGACCTCCGGGGCGACCTGCACACGCACACCGACCTGACCGACGGGCTCGCGCCGCTGGAGGAGATGGCGCGGGCGGCCGCCGAGCGCGGCTACGCCTACTACGCGATCACCGATCACGGTCCGGACCTGTACATGCAGCAGATGACCGAGGACCGGATCCTGGCCCAGCGCGAGCGGATCCGCGAGCTCGACGGCACCTTCCGTACGCGCGGCAGGGGAGGCGGCCTGCGGCTGCTGCACGGCGTGGAGCTGAACATCGGCCCGGACGGCGACGTCGACTGGCCGGAGGAGTTCCTGGCCGGCTTCGACGTGTGCGTGGCCTCGGTGCACTCGCACTTCAACCAGGGCCGCGAGGCGCTGACCCGCCGGATCGTGCGCGCCTGCGAGAACCCGTACGTCAACATCATCGGCCACCCCACCACCCGCCTCCTCGGCAAGCGGCCGCCGCTCGACGCCGACCTGGACGAGATCTTCGCCGCGTGCGCGCGCACGGGCACGGCCCTGGAGATCAACGCCCACCCCGACCGGCTGGACCTGCGCGACGAGGACATCCTGCGGGCCCGGCGGCACGGCGTGAAGTTCGCCGTCGACAGCGACGCCCACGCCGTCCCCCATCTGGCCAACACGCGCTACGGCGTGGGCACGGCCCAGCGCGGCTGGCTCACCAAGGACGACGTGATCAACACCTGGCCGGAGACCCGCCTGCGGCACTTCCTGCGCAAGGGGCGGAAGGCGCACGCCTGA
- a CDS encoding carbohydrate ABC transporter permease, with translation MIRRRFPWLSYLVVVTGAVLTVVPFLDMVMTSFKGPGEAGTLPYRFLPKAFDLSNYRAAIDQLDLPVLFRNSVVATAVITGSVLLTSSLAGYALAKLRFPGRDFVFRLVLSTMMFPPFLFFIPHFLILVHWPLAGGNDLLGRGGAGLTVSILALAMPFLVNGFGIFLMRQFLVSLPDEVLEAARIDGAGEFAVWWRIVVPQTKPVLVTLGLLTFVSAWNEYIWALLVSTANPDVMTLPVGIQLLQDYVDPTRTMPIVMAGLVLSVLPVLVLFLLLQKYYIRGVMLSGLK, from the coding sequence ATGATCCGCCGCCGTTTCCCGTGGCTGTCGTACCTGGTGGTCGTGACCGGCGCCGTGCTCACGGTGGTGCCGTTCCTCGACATGGTGATGACGTCCTTCAAGGGCCCCGGCGAGGCCGGCACGCTGCCGTACCGCTTCCTGCCCAAGGCGTTCGACCTGTCCAACTACCGGGCGGCGATCGACCAGTTGGACCTGCCGGTCCTCTTCCGCAACAGCGTCGTCGCGACCGCCGTGATCACCGGCTCGGTGCTGCTCACCTCGTCGCTCGCGGGCTACGCGCTCGCCAAACTCCGTTTCCCCGGCCGGGACTTCGTCTTCCGGCTGGTGCTGTCGACGATGATGTTCCCGCCGTTCCTGTTCTTCATCCCGCACTTCCTGATCCTGGTGCACTGGCCGCTGGCGGGCGGCAACGACCTGCTGGGGCGCGGCGGCGCGGGCCTGACCGTCAGCATCCTGGCGCTGGCCATGCCGTTCCTCGTCAACGGCTTCGGGATCTTCCTGATGCGCCAGTTCCTGGTCTCGCTGCCGGACGAGGTGCTGGAGGCCGCGCGCATCGACGGCGCCGGCGAGTTCGCCGTGTGGTGGCGGATCGTCGTCCCCCAGACCAAGCCGGTCCTGGTGACGCTCGGGCTGCTGACCTTCGTCAGTGCCTGGAACGAGTACATCTGGGCGCTGCTCGTCTCGACCGCCAACCCGGACGTCATGACGCTGCCCGTCGGCATCCAGCTGCTCCAGGACTACGTCGACCCGACCCGCACGATGCCCATCGTCATGGCCGGCCTCGTCCTGAGCGTCCTGCCGGTCCTGGTCCTCTTCCTGCTGCTGCAGAAGTACTACATCCGCGGTGTCATGCTCAGCGGCCTGAAGTAG
- a CDS encoding carbohydrate ABC transporter permease, producing MVNALAPDTTGRAAHGARSAGAAVDVRGRARRRQVGVAYLFLAPTLLFFAVFLVLPLGFALLLSMSRWAGFDLADIDPVGLDNFASLFADGSTFLTPILTNTLLFAVGTVALALSGSVLVANCIDRLRFQGLWRTLYFLPIVTTVVAVGNVWKYMYEPGGLVNGVLNTLGLGSVAFLQDPDTALPSVVVVQAWASLGSAILILTAGLKSIPESYYEAAALDGAGPVTVFWRITLPLLRPSLLFVCVTQFLTGLQSFALIIVMTRGGPGDATNVAALEMYWQAFSHGDWGTASAAAFVLFVVVLVVTLAQLWIFRRKGEDA from the coding sequence ATGGTGAACGCTCTGGCGCCGGACACGACCGGGCGGGCGGCGCACGGCGCGCGGTCCGCCGGGGCGGCCGTCGACGTCCGCGGCCGGGCCCGTCGCCGCCAGGTCGGCGTCGCCTATCTCTTCCTGGCGCCGACGCTGCTGTTCTTCGCGGTCTTCCTGGTCCTGCCGCTCGGCTTCGCGCTGCTGCTGTCGATGTCCCGCTGGGCCGGGTTCGACCTCGCCGACATCGATCCGGTGGGCCTGGACAACTTCGCGAGCCTGTTCGCGGACGGGTCGACGTTCCTCACGCCGATCCTCACCAACACGCTGCTGTTCGCCGTGGGCACCGTGGCTCTCGCGCTCTCAGGCTCGGTGCTCGTCGCCAACTGCATCGACAGGCTGCGGTTCCAGGGGCTGTGGCGGACCCTGTACTTCCTGCCGATCGTGACGACCGTCGTCGCCGTCGGCAACGTGTGGAAGTACATGTACGAGCCGGGCGGCCTGGTCAACGGCGTCCTCAACACGCTCGGGCTCGGCTCGGTGGCGTTCCTCCAGGACCCGGACACCGCGCTGCCCTCGGTCGTGGTCGTGCAGGCGTGGGCCTCGCTCGGCTCGGCGATCCTCATCCTCACCGCCGGGCTGAAGTCCATCCCCGAGTCGTACTACGAGGCCGCCGCGCTCGACGGCGCGGGGCCCGTCACCGTCTTCTGGCGGATCACGCTGCCGCTGCTGCGGCCGTCCCTGCTGTTCGTGTGCGTCACCCAGTTCCTCACCGGCCTGCAGTCGTTCGCGCTGATCATCGTGATGACCAGGGGCGGCCCGGGCGACGCGACCAACGTGGCCGCGCTGGAGATGTACTGGCAGGCCTTCAGCCACGGTGACTGGGGCACGGCGAGCGCCGCCGCCTTCGTGCTGTTCGTGGTGGTCCTCGTGGTCACCCTGGCGCAGTTGTGGATCTTCCGGCGCAAGGGGGAGGACGCATGA
- a CDS encoding ABC transporter substrate-binding protein yields MRPARRRSGGLSRRHFALALPSTLLASACAAPHQGTGRPGDPIVLTLLTHYASGELKEALRGPVDEWNARHDRVKVQMKAVEFSQLLTTFMVRQAAGQGADILQPYCLWNGQLVQAGVLRPAPRKYAEEIARGYSEAAVGAASVGGRVYGYPTEAQTYALYYNKRLLREAGIDGPPRTWRELEQAAYRTAKRDRYGNTLVQGFGLSTYDDASTVGQTLALLNAAGGSFVSADGRTTAIDSPVGRSVFDLEHRLVARGASAPGVNVYKAFPSGQVAMVINAGWWTGSLKPVMGKDYREVGVAPVPLPEADGKRATLATGFMLGVNAASRHPREAWEFLRWLNTEKVPVKDAGKGATATRMSSLQVSVGSLTGRADDMLTLLGNRGDPNLRPFLDALAYAVPEPNVPGAQQAKSLLRKNIEALWTGQRSVDEALRVTRRQVDQEVSRSW; encoded by the coding sequence ATGAGGCCCGCCCGCCGCCGCTCCGGCGGACTGAGCCGCCGTCACTTCGCGCTGGCGCTCCCCTCGACGCTGCTCGCCTCCGCGTGCGCCGCCCCGCACCAGGGCACCGGGCGCCCCGGGGACCCCATCGTCCTCACCCTGCTCACGCACTACGCGAGCGGCGAGCTCAAGGAGGCCCTGCGCGGCCCCGTCGACGAGTGGAACGCCAGGCACGACCGGGTCAAGGTGCAAATGAAGGCCGTCGAGTTCAGCCAGCTGCTGACCACGTTCATGGTCCGGCAGGCGGCGGGACAGGGCGCCGACATCCTCCAGCCGTACTGCCTGTGGAACGGCCAGCTCGTCCAGGCCGGCGTCCTGCGGCCCGCCCCTCGCAAGTACGCCGAGGAGATCGCGCGCGGCTACAGCGAGGCCGCGGTCGGCGCCGCTTCGGTCGGCGGCAGGGTCTACGGCTATCCAACCGAGGCCCAGACGTACGCCCTCTACTACAACAAGCGCCTGCTGCGCGAGGCCGGGATCGACGGCCCGCCGCGCACCTGGCGGGAGCTGGAGCAGGCGGCGTACCGCACCGCGAAGCGGGACCGGTACGGCAACACGCTGGTCCAGGGGTTCGGCCTGTCGACGTACGACGACGCGAGCACCGTCGGCCAGACGCTCGCACTGCTCAACGCCGCCGGCGGCAGCTTCGTCTCCGCGGACGGCAGGACCACCGCCATCGACTCCCCCGTCGGCCGGTCCGTGTTCGACCTGGAGCACCGCCTGGTCGCGCGAGGGGCGAGCGCGCCCGGCGTCAACGTCTACAAGGCGTTCCCGTCCGGGCAGGTGGCCATGGTGATCAACGCAGGCTGGTGGACGGGGAGTCTGAAGCCCGTGATGGGCAAGGACTACCGCGAGGTCGGCGTCGCGCCGGTGCCGCTGCCCGAGGCGGACGGCAAGCGCGCCACGCTCGCGACCGGCTTCATGCTGGGGGTCAACGCGGCCAGCAGACACCCGCGCGAGGCCTGGGAGTTCCTGCGCTGGCTCAACACCGAGAAGGTGCCGGTGAAGGACGCCGGGAAGGGTGCGACGGCGACCCGGATGAGTTCGCTCCAGGTGTCGGTCGGCTCGCTGACCGGCCGCGCCGACGACATGCTGACGCTGCTGGGAAATCGCGGGGATCCGAATCTGCGCCCGTTCCTGGACGCGCTGGCGTACGCGGTGCCGGAGCCGAACGTGCCGGGCGCGCAGCAGGCCAAGTCGCTGCTGCGCAAGAACATCGAGGCGCTGTGGACCGGTCAGCGGTCGGTGGACGAGGCGCTGCGCGTCACGCGCCGTCAGGTCGATCAGGAGGTGTCGCGCTCATGGTGA
- a CDS encoding GNAT family N-acetyltransferase — protein sequence MTDRTSTPPRTEIRGFRVGDGPQLVEVWRRSAPADPLTPDRFRTLVLLDPNFDPQGLRVAVAGGRVVGAAYAVRRLTAMTGADLGPEQGWIPFFFVDPAARGHGLGRRLLTDALDWLHGHGRTRVDFASYTPNYVVPGLDAEAYPEAAGLLQSLGFRTLYEAAAMDRGLVGYRFPEDVALRLDELTARGWRFTTPSDDDLVDLVALAGRHFTPDWARAIRECLAAGTPLDRIVVARDPSGRLVGWAMHGAYEAVDERFGPFGVLEEMRGTGLGKVLLHLVLERMRARGAHSAWFLWTGEQSPAGHLYRKAGFTTTRVFRVLRREAAR from the coding sequence ATGACCGATCGCACGTCAACGCCGCCCCGGACCGAGATCCGTGGTTTCCGCGTGGGTGACGGACCGCAGCTGGTGGAGGTGTGGCGCCGCAGCGCACCGGCCGATCCCCTCACGCCGGACCGTTTCCGCACCCTGGTGCTGCTCGACCCGAACTTCGATCCGCAGGGGCTGCGGGTCGCCGTCGCGGGGGGACGAGTCGTCGGCGCGGCCTACGCGGTGCGCCGTCTGACGGCGATGACGGGCGCCGACCTGGGGCCGGAGCAGGGCTGGATCCCGTTCTTCTTCGTCGATCCGGCGGCCCGCGGGCACGGCCTCGGCCGCCGGCTGCTGACCGACGCCCTCGACTGGCTCCACGGCCACGGCCGCACCCGCGTGGACTTCGCCTCGTACACCCCGAACTACGTCGTCCCGGGCCTGGACGCCGAGGCGTACCCGGAAGCCGCCGGGCTCCTTCAGTCCCTGGGTTTCCGCACGCTGTACGAGGCGGCGGCGATGGACCGGGGGCTGGTCGGCTACCGCTTCCCGGAGGACGTCGCGCTCCGGCTGGACGAACTGACCGCGCGCGGTTGGCGGTTCACCACCCCGTCCGACGACGACCTGGTGGACCTGGTCGCGCTCGCCGGGAGGCACTTCACGCCGGACTGGGCGCGCGCCATCCGGGAGTGCCTGGCCGCGGGCACGCCGCTCGACCGGATCGTCGTCGCCCGGGACCCGTCGGGCCGCCTGGTGGGCTGGGCGATGCACGGGGCGTACGAGGCGGTGGACGAGCGGTTCGGGCCGTTCGGGGTGCTGGAGGAGATGCGCGGCACCGGGCTCGGCAAGGTGCTGCTCCATCTGGTCCTGGAGCGGATGCGGGCGCGCGGCGCGCACTCGGCGTGGTTCCTGTGGACCGGTGAGCAGTCCCCGGCCGGGCACCTGTACCGCAAGGCCGGGTTCACCACGACCCGGGTGTTCCGGGTGCTGCGCCGGGAGGCCGCCCGATGA